In Oscillatoria acuminata PCC 6304, a single window of DNA contains:
- a CDS encoding IS4 family transposase, producing MTKHTFSQIVKDILKDLPKNDYPVLNSRLFVDCWLSYVMDNSLTSMRDLFKRLNNTGFDVHISTFSKASSHRDLKPFQKIYQKLNQLVQKGNHKKLHDKYSVCPIDSTIITLTSKLLWVLEYHQVKLFSSLNLATGSPEDNFINFGYDHDYKFGSKMMSSLPQDAVGVMDRGFAGLNFIEELVQENKYFVLRIKNNWKLEFEESSGLVKVGSSRDAKAYRVINFCDIETKTEFRLITNLPNEGDAAVSDDEIRDIYRLRWAVELLWKFLKMHLKLDKLITKNVNGITIQIYVSLIAYLILQLVSIPEQWGHTLLDKFRYLQSCMCQKISYVHWFEEIMFC from the coding sequence ATGACTAAACATACATTTTCCCAAATTGTCAAAGACATTTTGAAAGACCTGCCAAAAAATGATTATCCGGTATTGAACAGCCGTCTGTTTGTCGATTGCTGGCTATCTTATGTAATGGATAACAGCTTAACCAGTATGCGAGATTTATTTAAAAGATTAAACAACACTGGGTTTGACGTACATATTTCTACCTTTTCTAAAGCAAGTTCTCACCGCGACCTCAAACCTTTTCAAAAAATTTATCAAAAATTGAATCAATTGGTACAGAAGGGAAATCATAAAAAATTACACGATAAATACTCAGTTTGTCCAATAGATTCAACAATCATAACTCTCACTAGCAAATTGTTGTGGGTTCTGGAATATCATCAAGTGAAACTTTTCAGTTCTCTCAATCTAGCTACGGGAAGCCCCGAAGATAATTTTATCAATTTTGGATACGACCATGATTACAAGTTTGGGTCAAAAATGATGTCTAGCTTACCCCAAGATGCTGTCGGGGTAATGGATAGGGGATTTGCTGGATTGAATTTTATTGAGGAATTAGTCCAGGAAAATAAATATTTTGTTCTGCGGATAAAGAACAATTGGAAGTTAGAGTTTGAGGAGTCATCGGGGTTAGTTAAAGTTGGGTCATCTCGTGATGCTAAAGCTTATCGAGTCATTAATTTTTGTGATATAGAAACCAAAACTGAGTTCCGCTTAATCACCAATTTACCTAATGAGGGAGACGCCGCAGTTTCTGACGATGAAATCAGGGATATTTATCGATTGCGTTGGGCAGTTGAATTGTTATGGAAATTTTTAAAAATGCATTTAAAACTGGACAAATTAATTACCAAAAACGTCAATGGTATCACCATACAAATTTATGTAAGTTTAATAGCTTATCTAATTTTACAGCTTGTATCCATTCCCGAACAATGGGGACATACGCTATTAGATAAATTTCGCTATTTACAATCTTGTATGTGTCAAAAAATCAGTTATGTTCATTGGTTTGAGGAGATAATGTTTTGTTGA
- a CDS encoding nucleotidyltransferase family protein: MSFNTSYLDKALTEKRLRLEQKRQTLLNQTLQWLDEFGANYGIKKAYIFGSVTRPYKFHAQSDIDIAVEQINAEDFCSVIGFISEALARNVDVVPLNQCHFAHQIREKELYG, encoded by the coding sequence ATGAGTTTTAACACCTCTTATTTAGATAAAGCGCTAACCGAAAAACGCTTGCGCCTAGAACAAAAACGCCAAACTTTACTCAACCAAACGCTCCAATGGCTAGATGAATTCGGGGCAAACTATGGCATTAAAAAAGCCTACATTTTTGGTTCCGTAACCCGACCTTATAAATTTCATGCCCAATCGGACATCGATATTGCGGTTGAACAGATTAATGCCGAAGATTTTTGCTCAGTTATTGGCTTTATTTCCGAAGCCTTAGCCAGAAATGTAGATGTCGTCCCCCTGAATCAATGCCATTTTGCCCATCAAATTCGAGAAAAAGAATTGTATGGATAG
- a CDS encoding Uma2 family endonuclease, which yields MSASQLALTEPTEIPLPPTQDELPCDDGVPMETLRHKLQMDLLVDPLWTWLKDRDAFVGGNMFVYYSLAQVRDRDFKGPDVFAVLDVPRGERKSWVLWEEGKGPDVVIELLSSSTAKQDKTEKKQIYQNQMRVTEYFWYDPYNPEDWAGFVLTKGVYEPLGEDEQGRLLSQKLGLALVRWSGQYRDVETVWLRWATLEGELLPSKDELAETERQRAETERQRAETERQRAETERERAETERERAETERQRAERAEQRAQELAEQLRAIGIEPNP from the coding sequence ATGTCTGCTTCTCAACTTGCATTGACAGAACCGACGGAGATTCCCCTTCCACCCACCCAAGATGAACTCCCCTGTGATGACGGTGTACCTATGGAAACCCTGCGGCATAAACTGCAAATGGATTTATTGGTTGACCCCCTGTGGACTTGGCTGAAAGACCGAGATGCCTTTGTGGGGGGCAATATGTTTGTTTACTATAGTCTGGCCCAAGTGCGCGATCGCGATTTCAAAGGTCCCGATGTTTTCGCCGTCCTAGACGTCCCTCGCGGCGAACGTAAAAGCTGGGTCCTGTGGGAAGAAGGAAAAGGACCCGATGTCGTCATTGAGCTATTGTCCAGCAGTACCGCCAAACAGGACAAAACCGAGAAAAAGCAGATTTACCAAAATCAGATGCGGGTCACTGAGTATTTTTGGTACGACCCCTACAATCCTGAAGATTGGGCCGGGTTTGTCTTAACAAAAGGAGTCTATGAACCCTTGGGAGAAGACGAACAAGGACGGTTACTCAGCCAAAAACTCGGATTAGCCCTCGTGCGGTGGTCCGGACAGTACCGGGATGTAGAGACCGTTTGGCTACGCTGGGCCACTTTAGAGGGAGAATTACTGCCCTCTAAAGATGAATTGGCCGAAACCGAGCGCCAACGGGCTGAAACTGAACGACAACGGGCTGAAACCGAGCGCCAACGGGCTGAAACCGAGCGTGAACGGGCTGAAACCGAGCGTGAACGGGCTGAAACTGAACGACAACGGGCTGAACGAGCAGAACAACGAGCTCAGGAGTTAGCAGAACAGTTACGGGCGATCGGTATAGAACCGAATCCATAA
- a CDS encoding zinc-dependent dehydrogenase, translating to MKAQVFRGVNQLSYEDIPLPELASDEVLVQVRVVGLCQSDIKKIRYPLYEPPRIFGHETAGVISAVGEAVTGWQVGQRVVVMHHIPCMHCIYCLNENFSMCEVYKNITTTAGFAPSGGGFAEYVKVPGHIVRNGGLIPIPDSVTFERASFVEPTNCCLKAVKKARVEPGQTVLITGAGPIGLMFVMLVNYFGARAIATDLLPSRLEKALELGAEAAFDARNPDLASQVKERTGGMGVDTSILAVPSEKAFFQALDCTRKGGKILFFAEFPDEVEIPINPNILYRREIDLMGSYSSSYRVQGLATDIVFNKRIDVDKLVSDKYPLKELAAAVERAVQPTPETYKILLYP from the coding sequence ATGAAAGCACAGGTTTTTAGAGGGGTCAATCAACTCAGTTATGAAGACATCCCCTTGCCAGAACTCGCTTCTGATGAGGTTTTGGTACAAGTACGGGTTGTGGGTCTCTGTCAATCGGATATTAAAAAAATTCGGTATCCACTCTATGAACCCCCGCGAATTTTTGGACATGAAACGGCGGGGGTGATTTCTGCGGTAGGAGAGGCGGTAACCGGATGGCAAGTGGGACAGCGAGTGGTGGTGATGCACCATATCCCCTGTATGCACTGCATTTATTGCCTGAATGAAAACTTTTCCATGTGTGAGGTTTATAAAAATATCACCACCACGGCGGGATTTGCTCCTAGTGGCGGTGGATTTGCCGAATATGTGAAAGTCCCTGGACATATTGTCCGGAATGGGGGGCTGATTCCTATCCCAGATTCGGTCACCTTTGAGCGAGCGAGTTTTGTGGAACCGACAAACTGCTGCTTAAAAGCGGTGAAAAAGGCCCGAGTGGAACCTGGACAGACCGTGTTAATTACGGGGGCGGGTCCCATCGGATTGATGTTTGTGATGCTGGTGAACTATTTTGGTGCGAGGGCGATCGCCACCGATTTGCTCCCCTCTCGCCTAGAGAAAGCCTTGGAATTAGGGGCAGAAGCAGCGTTTGATGCTCGTAACCCAGACTTAGCCAGTCAGGTGAAAGAACGAACGGGGGGAATGGGAGTGGATACGAGTATCTTGGCAGTTCCTAGTGAAAAAGCCTTTTTTCAAGCCCTCGACTGTACTCGCAAAGGGGGGAAAATCTTATTTTTTGCGGAATTTCCCGATGAAGTGGAAATTCCAATTAATCCCAATATTTTATATCGCCGCGAAATTGACTTGATGGGAAGCTACAGTTCCAGCTATCGAGTTCAAGGGTTAGCGACCGATATTGTGTTTAATAAACGGATTGATGTGGATAAATTGGTGAGTGACAAATATCCACTGAAAGAATTAGCTGCTGCTGTAGAAAGAGCCGTTCAACCGACCCCTGAAACTTATAAGATTTTGCTTTATCCGTAA
- a CDS encoding DUF2281 domain-containing protein, whose product MSSSTTESLIESAIGQLEKLPPQQPQQVLDYIEFLAQKYIEPQTPQPRISGLHRGMGWISDDFNDPIPPDYWRDTKSR is encoded by the coding sequence ATGTCCAGTTCAACCACCGAGAGTTTAATTGAATCTGCGATCGGCCAACTTGAAAAGCTACCCCCTCAACAGCCGCAACAAGTCCTAGACTACATTGAATTTCTAGCTCAAAAATACATCGAACCTCAAACCCCTCAACCTCGCATCTCTGGGTTACATCGAGGGATGGGGTGGATTAGCGATGATTTCAACGACCCCATTCCCCCTGACTACTGGCGTGATACCAAATCCAGGTAA
- a CDS encoding type II toxin-antitoxin system VapC family toxin, whose translation MKLLLDTHTFLWWTGASERLSERVDSLLADPSNELILSVARVWEMQIKLQLGKLNLELPLRELIETQQQTNNMQLLPIQVTHVWALENLPIAHKDPFDRILIAQATVEQHPLLSIDAIFDAYPVNRVW comes from the coding sequence ATGAAATTGCTACTGGATACCCACACATTCCTGTGGTGGACAGGTGCCAGTGAAAGGCTTTCAGAAAGGGTTGATAGCTTATTGGCCGACCCTAGCAACGAATTGATTCTCAGTGTTGCCAGGGTTTGGGAAATGCAAATCAAATTGCAACTGGGGAAATTAAATCTAGAGTTGCCCTTGCGGGAATTAATCGAAACCCAACAACAAACCAATAATATGCAACTTCTCCCTATTCAAGTCACCCACGTTTGGGCGCTGGAGAATTTACCGATCGCCCACAAAGACCCTTTTGATAGGATTTTAATCGCTCAAGCCACCGTAGAACAGCACCCACTTCTAAGTATTGATGCCATCTTCGATGCTTATCCCGTGAATCGAGTCTGGTAG
- a CDS encoding DUF2281 domain-containing protein, translating to MSSSTTQSLIESAIAKLQQLPPQQQQQVIDYIEFLAQKYSEPHTPQPRIPGLHRGKVWMSEDFNDPIPPEYWSE from the coding sequence ATGTCCAGTTCAACGACCCAGAGTTTAATTGAATCGGCGATCGCAAAACTGCAACAGCTACCCCCTCAACAGCAGCAACAAGTCATAGATTACATTGAATTTCTAGCTCAAAAATACAGCGAACCTCACACTCCGCAACCTCGCATCCCTGGGTTACATCGCGGTAAAGTTTGGATGAGTGAAGATTTCAACGACCCCATTCCCCCTGAATATTGGAGTGAGTAA
- a CDS encoding transposase, whose product MSRIAKEPNRSRRRRMRQAAQRMRTKIRNLVDEAHKQIAHYLTRNYSVIFLPTFETSNMVAKVKRKIRSKTARAMLTWAHYRFKLTLRHQAEITGTTVVDVTEEYTSKTCTHCGHLHSKLGGSKVFRCPECGFTLPRDWNGAFGIFLKALRDTASVTFNGDSAVVALPGNNRTNVA is encoded by the coding sequence ATGAGCAGAATCGCCAAGGAACCTAATCGTTCACGGCGACGCCGGATGAGGCAAGCGGCTCAACGAATGAGAACCAAAATCCGCAATCTAGTTGATGAGGCCCACAAACAAATTGCTCACTACTTGACTCGTAACTACAGTGTAATTTTTCTGCCGACCTTCGAGACTTCCAACATGGTTGCCAAGGTGAAGCGGAAAATCAGATCTAAGACTGCCCGAGCAATGCTAACTTGGGCGCATTATCGATTCAAACTAACCCTGAGACATCAAGCGGAAATAACTGGAACCACAGTTGTAGATGTGACCGAAGAATACACCAGTAAAACCTGTACTCACTGTGGTCACCTTCATTCTAAACTAGGTGGCTCAAAAGTGTTCCGTTGTCCTGAGTGTGGTTTCACTCTACCACGAGACTGGAATGGTGCTTTTGGAATCTTTCTAAAAGCTTTGCGGGATACCGCCTCTGTTACCTTCAACGGTGATAGTGCTGTCGTCGCATTGCCCGGGAACAACCGGACAAATGTCGCGTAA
- a CDS encoding FAD-dependent oxidoreductase produces the protein MNELQADVLVVGGSTGGTAAAIQAARRGANTVLVSEFPWLGGMLTSAGVSAPDGNELAAFQTGLWGALLQSLQCQQQGGLDHGWVSFFTFDPRTAAQIFADWVKELPNLHWISGQVPVEVLRDGTAIAGVQFPDVIVKAQITLDGTELGDLLALAEMNYRWGWEFQGEWHEPSAPVSSNPLTERYPVQVPTWVVVMQDYGEGASAPEIPVSPIEDCSRFLGAWDNYGPESFLNYGRLPGNRFMINWPIQGNDYGEGVGRLVATDASRLAFLQEARSHSQSFACFIQSELGPRYGLAEDIFPLSIKGVEGNSNFSKTSVLGGGAYALHPYYRESRRLVGVKTITERDILPGVGGRVAPLSVDESGVCDAIALGNYANDHHYPNLKNLDPAFNLAPKSIRWGGRWTGTPFTIPYGSLVPLAIDGLLVCEKNISVSHIANGATRLQPVVMGIGQAAGMAAALCVEKNCQPRDLPVRMLQEALLQDAIAPTALVPLFNLTREDSDWLECQKFYLENPEQYPLSGDRPNPGEFSKIHQTSATDIQSSIPHRSINNCQQFMGVFQKKALQDYAIILTHPVEMAGQSWSLVTWRAEIDCQLKECPDEQVLTIWGRQNSSGNWIIVAELIP, from the coding sequence ATGAATGAACTCCAAGCGGATGTTTTAGTTGTCGGTGGCAGTACGGGAGGGACCGCTGCGGCCATTCAAGCAGCACGGCGCGGTGCTAACACGGTGTTAGTCAGTGAATTTCCCTGGTTGGGAGGAATGCTCACCAGTGCAGGGGTTTCGGCCCCGGATGGTAATGAGTTGGCGGCATTTCAAACAGGTCTATGGGGTGCTCTGCTGCAATCTCTGCAATGTCAGCAACAAGGCGGATTGGATCACGGATGGGTCAGTTTTTTTACTTTTGACCCACGCACTGCGGCACAAATTTTTGCAGATTGGGTGAAAGAACTGCCGAATCTGCACTGGATTTCTGGACAAGTTCCAGTAGAAGTGCTGCGCGATGGAACTGCGATCGCCGGAGTTCAGTTTCCAGATGTGATTGTCAAAGCGCAAATCACCCTGGATGGGACGGAATTGGGCGATTTACTGGCATTGGCAGAAATGAACTATCGCTGGGGTTGGGAATTTCAAGGGGAGTGGCATGAACCCAGCGCCCCTGTTTCCTCCAATCCGTTAACCGAACGATATCCTGTACAAGTGCCTACCTGGGTGGTGGTGATGCAGGATTATGGGGAAGGGGCGAGTGCCCCGGAAATTCCGGTATCTCCTATTGAGGATTGCAGTCGCTTTTTGGGCGCTTGGGACAACTATGGCCCTGAGTCTTTTCTCAATTACGGCAGATTGCCTGGAAATCGATTCATGATTAATTGGCCCATTCAGGGTAATGATTATGGGGAAGGGGTAGGGCGACTGGTGGCAACGGACGCATCACGTTTAGCGTTTCTCCAAGAGGCGCGATCGCATTCTCAAAGTTTTGCCTGTTTTATCCAATCTGAATTGGGGCCTCGCTATGGGTTGGCTGAGGATATTTTTCCCTTATCTATAAAAGGAGTCGAAGGGAACAGCAATTTTTCTAAAACCTCGGTTTTAGGGGGTGGGGCCTACGCTTTGCATCCTTATTATCGAGAAAGCAGGCGGTTGGTGGGGGTGAAAACGATTACAGAACGAGATATTTTGCCTGGGGTTGGGGGGCGCGTGGCTCCTTTATCTGTGGATGAGTCAGGAGTCTGCGATGCGATCGCCTTGGGGAATTATGCCAATGATCATCATTACCCCAATTTAAAAAATCTAGACCCTGCTTTCAATCTGGCCCCCAAATCCATTCGCTGGGGTGGGCGTTGGACGGGGACACCTTTTACGATTCCTTATGGTTCTTTGGTCCCGTTGGCAATCGATGGACTGTTAGTTTGTGAAAAAAATATTTCGGTATCCCATATTGCCAATGGGGCGACTCGTCTACAACCTGTGGTGATGGGAATTGGACAAGCGGCGGGAATGGCAGCGGCCCTCTGTGTGGAAAAAAATTGTCAACCGAGGGATTTGCCTGTGCGGATGTTGCAAGAGGCGTTACTCCAGGATGCGATCGCCCCAACCGCTCTGGTTCCTCTGTTTAATCTGACTCGTGAAGATAGCGACTGGTTGGAGTGTCAGAAATTTTATTTAGAAAATCCAGAGCAGTATCCCCTCAGTGGCGATCGCCCAAACCCGGGAGAATTTTCTAAAATTCACCAGACATCCGCAACCGATATCCAATCATCCATTCCACATCGCTCCATTAACAATTGCCAACAATTTATGGGGGTGTTTCAGAAAAAAGCATTGCAGGACTATGCCATCATCCTGACGCATCCGGTAGAAATGGCCGGTCAAAGTTGGAGTCTGGTCACCTGGCGTGCAGAAATAGACTGTCAATTAAAAGAATGCCCGGATGAGCAAGTCTTAACAATTTGGGGCCGTCAGAATTCCTCGGGAAATTGGATCATCGTGGCAGAACTGATCCCTTAA
- the hetR gene encoding heterocyst differentiation master regulator HetR, which yields MSNDLDLIKSLSPSAMDQIMIYLAFSAMRTSGHRHGAFLDAAATAAKCAIYMTYLEQDENLRMTGHLHHIEPKRVKAIVEEVKEALTKGKLLKMLGSQEPRYLIQFPYVWLEQYPWRPGRPRIPGNNLTSEEKRQIERQLPNNIPDAQLINSFQFMELIEFLHARSQEDFSADRRMPLSEALAEHIKRRLVYSGTVTRINSPWGMPFYALTRASYSPVDDQERTYVMVEDTARYFRLMKDWAERQPKTMRLLEELDIPSHRMDQAMEELDEVIRQWADRYHEEGGEPMLLQMVFGPQEES from the coding sequence ATGAGCAACGACTTAGATCTGATCAAAAGCCTTAGCCCCAGCGCAATGGATCAGATCATGATATATCTGGCCTTCAGTGCCATGAGAACCAGTGGGCACCGGCACGGAGCATTTCTGGATGCAGCGGCAACAGCAGCCAAATGTGCCATTTACATGACCTATTTGGAGCAGGATGAGAACCTGCGAATGACAGGTCATCTGCACCATATTGAGCCGAAGCGCGTTAAAGCCATTGTTGAGGAAGTTAAAGAAGCCTTAACAAAAGGCAAGCTCTTAAAGATGCTCGGTTCCCAGGAGCCTCGCTATCTGATCCAGTTTCCTTATGTGTGGCTGGAACAGTATCCGTGGAGACCGGGACGGCCCCGCATTCCGGGCAACAATCTGACGAGTGAAGAAAAACGTCAAATTGAACGTCAGCTTCCCAACAATATTCCCGATGCTCAACTGATCAACTCCTTCCAGTTCATGGAATTGATTGAGTTTCTGCACGCGCGATCGCAGGAGGATTTTTCCGCAGACAGACGGATGCCTCTTTCTGAAGCCTTAGCAGAACATATCAAGCGGAGGTTGGTTTACTCGGGAACAGTAACCCGGATTAATTCGCCCTGGGGAATGCCCTTTTACGCCCTGACTCGGGCCTCTTATTCTCCCGTAGATGACCAAGAGCGCACCTACGTCATGGTGGAGGATACCGCGCGATACTTCCGCTTGATGAAGGATTGGGCGGAACGGCAACCGAAAACGATGCGGCTGCTGGAGGAATTGGATATCCCCTCCCATCGCATGGACCAAGCGATGGAAGAGTTGGATGAAGTCATCCGCCAATGGGCCGATCGCTATCACGAGGAGGGGGGTGAACCCATGTTGCTCCAGATGGTATTCGGTCCTCAAGAAGAGTCTTAG
- a CDS encoding zinc finger domain-containing protein → MNSSKESIKHFWIDGQPIVIPSLDDWQYLQTEPVLDGNRVTGIDVPWFWSTLEFINQYPELQIGLGYISTTWREWRPYIFLHIESTVQRVHLETLTCDFCGWRGRSANPMLPDSYMGEGVLGKRFQLMKAAEKYPIFPCPNCGQSLPRHSIWVEH, encoded by the coding sequence ATGAACTCATCGAAAGAGAGTATCAAACATTTCTGGATTGACGGCCAGCCGATCGTCATTCCCAGTTTAGACGACTGGCAGTATTTACAAACCGAGCCTGTCCTTGATGGAAATCGAGTAACTGGAATTGATGTGCCCTGGTTCTGGTCTACTTTAGAATTCATAAATCAATACCCTGAATTGCAAATTGGATTAGGATATATATCAACCACATGGCGAGAGTGGAGACCCTATATTTTTCTTCATATAGAATCTACAGTCCAACGAGTTCATTTAGAAACCTTAACCTGTGATTTTTGTGGTTGGAGAGGTCGCTCTGCCAATCCTATGCTACCAGATTCATACATGGGAGAAGGGGTTTTAGGGAAAAGGTTTCAACTTATGAAGGCTGCTGAAAAATATCCAATTTTTCCCTGTCCAAACTGTGGTCAGTCTTTACCTAGACACTCAATTTGGGTTGAGCATTGA
- the cysW gene encoding sulfate ABC transporter permease subunit CysW: protein MLKPISHDLGQNIDNSQKKEKWIQRIAIGVAIGYLALVLFIPALNVFYQAFRAGFGPFFTNFRDHDFLPAIQLTIIVAVIVLPINTLFGLCAAWAITRHKIPGRAFIVSIIDLPFSISPVVAGLMIILLYGRNGWFGPLIQSANLQIIFALPGIVIASLFVTLPFVARSVIPVLEETGPEQEEAAKTLGANDWQIFWRITLPNIRWGLLYGVILTNARAMGEFGAVAVVSGNLIGKTQTLPLFVEEAYKQYQTQSAFSAAALLACLGLISLVAKEILERQQGSSRRIGTRKA, encoded by the coding sequence ATGCTTAAACCAATCAGTCATGATCTAGGACAAAATATTGATAATTCACAAAAGAAAGAAAAATGGATCCAGAGGATTGCCATTGGGGTGGCGATCGGCTACTTAGCATTGGTGCTCTTCATTCCGGCATTGAATGTCTTTTATCAAGCCTTTAGAGCCGGGTTCGGCCCCTTCTTTACTAACTTTAGGGACCATGACTTTTTACCCGCGATTCAGCTAACCATAATTGTTGCAGTTATTGTACTGCCGATTAATACCCTGTTTGGATTATGTGCGGCATGGGCGATCACCCGCCATAAAATTCCCGGTCGAGCGTTTATTGTGAGCATCATTGACTTGCCATTTTCTATCTCACCTGTTGTCGCTGGGTTGATGATTATCCTGCTTTATGGACGGAATGGGTGGTTTGGTCCCCTGATTCAATCGGCCAATCTTCAGATTATTTTTGCTTTACCGGGAATCGTAATTGCCAGTTTATTCGTAACCCTTCCCTTTGTCGCTCGGTCAGTGATTCCTGTTTTAGAGGAAACGGGACCCGAACAGGAAGAAGCCGCAAAAACCTTGGGAGCAAATGATTGGCAAATCTTCTGGCGAATTACTTTACCGAATATCCGCTGGGGACTGCTGTATGGAGTTATTTTAACCAATGCCCGAGCAATGGGCGAGTTTGGAGCGGTTGCTGTCGTCTCTGGCAACTTAATTGGCAAAACCCAAACGTTACCGTTATTTGTGGAGGAAGCCTATAAGCAGTATCAAACCCAATCAGCATTTTCCGCAGCAGCACTATTAGCCTGTTTGGGATTGATTAGTTTAGTAGCGAAAGAAATTTTAGAGCGACAACAGGGGAGTTCAAGGCGAATCGGTACTCGCAAAGCTTAA
- the cysT gene encoding sulfate ABC transporter permease subunit CysT, translating to MAISFNNPHKKLLNSLGSLLHLSWPWRITIGYLTIMLLLPMAALLWMSATKDPSEFWRIATSPVAMSAYDVTFVTAFVTALINGVFGTLIAWVLVRYDFPFKRIVDAAIDLPFALPTAVAGLTISTVYSRTGWIGSLLAPFGIQISFTRFGVGIAMLFISLPFVVRTVQPVLRELEPEIEEVAWSLGASNFQTVWRIIIPQLLSPILIGVALGFSRAVGEYGSIVIVASNIPFKDLIAPVLIFQRLEQYDYYGATVIGVVLLAVSLLILFAINLVQAWGRRYA from the coding sequence ATGGCAATTTCTTTCAATAATCCTCACAAAAAATTACTAAACTCCCTCGGTAGCCTCCTCCATCTATCTTGGCCTTGGCGGATTACGATTGGCTATCTGACCATCATGCTGTTACTGCCGATGGCAGCCTTGTTGTGGATGTCTGCAACAAAAGACCCCAGTGAATTTTGGCGAATAGCGACCAGTCCGGTGGCGATGTCTGCTTATGATGTCACCTTTGTTACTGCTTTTGTTACGGCGCTGATTAATGGCGTATTTGGGACTTTAATTGCTTGGGTTTTAGTGCGCTATGACTTTCCTTTTAAGCGGATTGTTGATGCAGCAATTGATTTGCCCTTTGCCTTGCCCACAGCAGTGGCGGGTTTGACGATCTCCACGGTTTATAGTCGCACGGGTTGGATCGGTTCCCTGCTGGCACCGTTTGGCATTCAAATTTCTTTTACCCGGTTCGGAGTCGGCATTGCCATGTTATTTATCTCCCTTCCGTTTGTGGTGCGAACCGTGCAGCCTGTCTTAAGGGAACTAGAGCCAGAAATCGAAGAAGTCGCTTGGAGTTTGGGCGCTTCTAACTTTCAAACCGTTTGGCGAATTATTATTCCCCAGTTGCTTTCACCAATTTTAATTGGGGTAGCTTTGGGGTTTTCCCGGGCCGTGGGAGAGTATGGTTCCATTGTGATTGTGGCGTCAAATATTCCGTTTAAGGATTTAATCGCCCCGGTCTTAATTTTTCAACGCCTAGAACAATATGACTACTATGGTGCCACGGTGATAGGGGTTGTGCTGTTAGCAGTTTCTTTGCTCATCTTATTCGCAATTAATCTCGTACAAGCGTGGGGAAGACGGTATGCTTAA